Sequence from the Ooceraea biroi isolate clonal line C1 chromosome 5, Obir_v5.4, whole genome shotgun sequence genome:
TCTCGATCTCCCCCGCGCACGTTCGACGAAAACGTGGGAACATCCCCAGATGGATTTCCTTCAGAAATCAAAATAGAAATCGTCCCGCAAGTatgttcaattaattaatccgtGATCATCGATGTCTGTTTCATGAATTCGGATGCACGTCACCAAGGAAGACTCGTACGCAGCTCTTTCTGTCCAATTTGCCAATCGGTATGCGAAACTGTCGCGCGATCGCATCGTCGAACGTGCGCGAGGACTTCCGGGAGCCGCAAGACTCACGAAGCTAAATGACCGGCCTCGCGGATCGCTGTGCCTCCTTCGCGAAAGGGCAGTAGATGCAGACAGTCTTTAAGTTTGGCCTTCCTGGATGTGTGCGTAATCGACTGAATCCACTCCGAACAAGAGTATAAAAAACAAGGCAGTTTCAAGTTTGGCCCATCAGATCGTTTAAACTAACGCGCTCTCGAAAGCGATGGAGAGCACGTGGATAAATCGAAAGGCCGAAGAGATAAATTGAGAAGAAGAACGCCGTATGGTCGCAGGGCGAAGGAGACGGTCCCATTCCGCGAGGCGGGCCACGAATCTTCGTCCGTAATCACGATCTCGAGATGATATCATAACGCGCGTACACCTTACTTCGGTAATCGAATCTATCTACTCGCGACGACGTCTAATTTCTATCGTAAATCGTTGCAAATTGGACCGACGACAGCACCGGGGGAAGAGTTAGCGTAGCGCTTCATTTCCGCGTCTCTCGGCTGCTTTCCTCGCGGCCGCCGGCTATCGAGAGAGAGGCGGAAGAGACCACGGAAGATGATGATTTTACAGGTTACACTGCCACAGTATCGTAGGGTGTGAGGAGTCCCCCGTGACCGCCGTGGGGGCTGCCGGTTTGCCGGCCGGGAGCTTCGTTTCTGCAACACAAACCTGCATTTTTGGCATCCGACGACGACCAAGCTGACGTTACGACTCCAACGCAAGTCCAACGATTGCCCTCGCGTGCAGACGTCTTCCGCGCGTTCTCGCACTCTAATCAGATCAGGAAATTTAAATAGCGCGTCTTTAATTTCTAAACGGTTTTTTGTTAAACAGACAGGCCGAGATACCTGACGAATCTCCATGAGAGAGGAAATGTTATACGAAAGAGAGATCTGCACGCGAATTTGGCGAGTGCATGCTATAACAACAGCCAGAGCAGTGACGACGGCaacgatatttaattatgcgatgaatgaaataaaatataaagatgatGATCGTAGGCATGTCAGTCGTTAGTAGCATCGCAGCAGTCCGGATAGAGGTTCAGTAGTAGCGGTGACAGTGGCAACACACAGCTGTAGTGGGAATCGGCGTTGCTTGACGTACTTGTATCGCATTCTATTCATTACTCGGATTAGTTACACAGCTACACGTTACACACTGTTAATAGTCGAAGGCCAACCGCATTAATCGAAGCTACATGCAAACACATGATCATATCGGTAAAGCGTTTCTCGGTGGAGAACTTGGGGGACTCGGTCATGTCCGTAAGCAACGTTCTGGAGGATCGTCTACTCTGATCGTCGCAAAACAAATCGAGTGATAGGTCGAACTTTTAAATGGGATATGATGAAACTCAGTGGAAAAATGGTGTACGACGCATCTCAAAAGCATCTCTTCGCAAGTCTTTAACAGTTCTTTGTACATCCTGATTTCGATTATGTTTGACAAACTTACGGCTTCCTGTGTAATTAGCCATGAAACAAGAAAAGATCAGACGTACGTTAAACAGACAATCAGACACATTGAATGTTCGAGGCTCTTTGAAAGTCTAGCGAACCACCGTGCACTCGACGCTCGGTCATTCAAATCACGTACTCGAGTGACCGAGTAAGAGAAAGTGAGAACACGAATTGAGAGAACTCGTTACCGAACTCGATGCAGCTTGATCCTCCACGGAGGAAGATAGAGATGAGAGCCGGATCGCGGTCGAGCGACCGCAACGAGCGATCGTGAGCGATCGTCGCTGAATTCGAAAAACGTTCTTGCGGGAAAAGCGTTTCGATGAACGCGTATCCCTCTCGCGGGAGGGAAACGATCGCTCGAGACACAGCGGCGGAAATAATGGTGTAACGCCATTAAAGACCGTCCACCGTTAACCAAGCTCACTCGCGCTCTACTGACCTCTCTATGAGTTTACGCATCTCCTCGGTGGTCATGCCGTCCTTGCCGCGAGCATTCACTGAAATAGAAAAACACACGGCACGATTGACACAACGATTAAACTACTACGACAACACGTAACATGCAATTTGTGGAAGCGATGAACCATtagagaatttaaaaaaattgaaaaaaaaagaagagtaaaGACACATAAATCCACGGCGAGTCTTCTCCATTCGCGACTCGCTCGCCATGCGATATACGTCCGCATAATGAGCCGCCGATACGCCTAATGATGCGTAGTGCATAGTAAAACGAGCATCTGTAGTAATGGAGCTGAATCGGAGTGATGCCTCAGGGAGGGAAGCATGTCGCCAGACTGACGAGGATCGAACGGGGAAGGGCGAGCCCTTAGGCTCCTCCCGATCAAACCAAGTCAGGTCTCGGCTTCATGGTCTGGCCTCCGGCTCGTTCTCCGACTAATCGCGAATTTTTCTACTGACCGCCGTAGTTGCGGTTGACAAGCTGATCACGGTCGCACTCGGCCTCGCTGATCTCGTTGCTCTCCTTGCTGTCGTTGAAGCTGGAATTGTTCTGATCCTGGTGGTTCCTCGGCGGCGGTGGAGGCGGTTCAGGCGAGCCAGAAACGGGAATGTTGCGAATTGATCCTACGCTGCGACGTCCGACAGATCCGCGAGATCCGTAATGATCGTAGGGTGCGCCGTATTGCGATCCGTACTGCGATCCATACTGGTCTTCCTCGGGTGCGCAATTGGCCGGGTCGTCGTATTCGGGCGAGAAGACGTTGTGGGTACCGCTGCCGCCTCCTTGGGATGGTACTCGAGAGTAGCGGCCGTTCTGACGAGGCTGTGGAAACGATCGATCGTGACTTTAACAATGTTTGCTGACGGAGCGAACGTAATTTGCGAAATAAAtggattttataaatgttctGCGAGAGCACAGAATGTTTTCGTTTGCGATGCGCATATTGCTCTTGCGGACTTGCGAATGAGAGGTAAGATACCATGGATTGAGATCCGGAGCGACTGTGAGCGGAAGCGTTGGTCGGATGTCCTACGGGTGGTCCCATGGTGCCGGAGTGACCGTTTCCTGGGTGAGGGAATGTCTGAAACTGCATGGCCTTACTTGGATCCATCTCCTCGCGGAATCCCAGAAGGTGGAAGGTCGCATACGGGCAGATCTCATCCTCCATACCTGCAAATGGGCAATCAAGCAGGGTAGACTCTGCCGTTATGGGTGAGAAATCTAGGAGACGGGATTTGTTGAACGATAAAGATTGCTTCGACGGTGTCTCcttgtgtataaaaaaacCATCGCGATGATTTCAGATTTACTTCGAAACGGAACAAGATTGTGAGAGCAATCTTTCCCTCGACTGAATTCACATGCGCCTTCTATCGCGGATTTAAACGAGGCAGAAAGGAAACTTTACTCACTTTAAGTTTCTTCTTTCCTCGATTCTCTCGTTCTACATTTATGAGAACTTTAAATCTTCCATAACTGATCATgcgtattaaaaaatgtgtttGAATAGACTTGAGTCCATTGACGCCCGATTCATCTTATCGATCAGTCACGTAATCTTTATTAAACacgtataaatttattctgcgattaattaattaacattttacacTTCGCTGTTATGTAGATGAGCAATTAACCGAAACCTTAAATCGATATGACGATAACGGGCACACGGAGACCTTGAAAGATCTTCTCGAAAGAtgatgaatgaatgaatgtaATTCCTTTCTACATGGTATTCGTGTTGTCTGTCGGCGTGCTATGAGCGCAAGCATGCGAAAACGTGCAACATCGAGTGACGTGCCGGAATTAAAATGACACGAGGGTTCAAGTGGTACGGGTGGGGGACTTACGAAGACCGAGCTGGGACCGAGCCAGCAACGTCAGCCGGTTCCGGCCTGCGATCATCGATCGGGCGAATGCCGGATACCCCCATGAACCGAAATTGCTATTACCAACCTCTGTGCGGGAGACCTTCTGCGCTGCCCATACGTGGTGGCGGCGGGCATCTTCTGTTGGGCACGTAGTGACTCAATTCCTCATACATGTGCCGTCTCGGATCCCACGTCGAGTGACTCCTTACCGAGCCAGTTCCACCTATCGAACACATACTACAAAGGTCGTACGACACGCTGGTGCCTACCAAGATTCGTTTTACCAACCGACCAACCCTGTTCCCTTTGGCTGGCTCGAGACTCGGGGGGGATGTCTTTTTgtctttcttgtttttttctttctttcctaaAGACACGATTGTTATATGCGAATCGGCATTATACTCGACACTCGTTAGGCACCAACGGCGTGATAAGCGCAAACAAATAGGAACAAATGAACGAATAATGGTCTCCGCTGGGACACACACCTCGGTAATGTAAGAACGAATAACGTGAGAACATTTCGAAGCGAGAGGCGAGCGAAAAATAGAAACTGGCAATGATGTATGATCGTGTGTCTGGCATGGGAGTCTGTGAGGCGTTGAATCGGACGTTATGTGTGCGAATCGACGTTGTATCCCTTGAGAAAAGATGAAAGAAGGAACTATCGTGCCGATGCGACAACAACTAGACAAGAATAATGGAAACTCGTCTAAAAGGTAAGTGTTGGCAGTTGTGGCTTACTTATAACTGTACCTCGCTTGATACGATCGCAGGTGTTGTAATTGGAACCGGGTACCGGTGGCAGCTTGCGATTCGGTGGAGCAATGTACCCCAGTTCGTCCCGGAGATCGGATCTGCGTTTGTCCAGGGTTGCACCGCCAACTCCAGTCTGCTGATAGACTACGTCATCTGGAATAGCGGCACAGTATAGCAAATGTCAACGTGAGCACGATGCTTGTGCTTTTATGTTGCAATGCATTATGCCATCACCCACGCTTGTGCAACAAAGGAAAAACTGGGAAGGAGAGAATCGAGAGAGGATCGCTCGGGAGGATGGCAAGACTAGGGTGGCCGACGCGTGGATCGATCGTCGAGAAACATTGACGAGCTGGTGAACATAATTACACTTTGTTCTCGAGAACCTGCAGCTGATTAAAAAAGCACTTGCAAAATTCCCAGCGCGTTTCCCGACGAGCCTCCATCGTCCTCATGCGACTTAGCGAGtaaaagtaagaaaaaaaaattggtATACATTGTCCCTCGTAATATTTCTCGTCGGCTGAAGAGATACCTCGCAGCCGTGTTTGCTCCGGACCTCGAGTTCGCCTCGAGAGCGCCACGCAAATCACAACTATTCCTACTATTATGACAACGACCGTTGCGCCGACCGGCACCACCACGTTTACGTCGAGCCAGCTGGGCAACCACGGGAAGTAACGCCTGACATCCGCGGTGTTGTCGCCGTTACCGCCGTTACGTACGGGAGGTGCGATCGTGCCTGCACGAAGAGAAAAACGGACGGAAGACGATTAGAGTGCGGTATGCAATTACCTTTATCGCTACCGTGACTCTTCCCCCTGAGGAAGCACATCACGATGACGGCAACGAAGATAACGAGAATCGCCGCCGCCACGGGAACGATCAGATTTAAGTTAGCCatgaaaattttcatcgggtcgtcgtcgttgccacCACCGTTCACGTCCGGTAGCTCGCGGGCCGGTGCAATGGTGCCTGGAACAGAAAACGTTTCGGCAACCGCTCAATCCAGCCACCATTGGCACCGCCAGCGCGAACTGACAGACAGACTCACCCTAGTAGCACAGTACATTGGCAATACGTTGGCtaaatattgattacattGGGAATATCTTGGTCAATATTTCCCAATGCAAAGCTAATATTGgttattaacaaaatgcaATTGCACTGCCAATATTGTAGTGCCCATGACAACACCAATTAGTTatcaaataaatgtaattgtgCTGCCAACATCATTACACCCATGAATTTTGGTGAAGTCCATCCTTTTTATATCTATTCTAATCCTATTCtataataacttataataACAATTCTAATCctataaaaacaaaagtgaTACTTTATCATATCAATTAACGGTTAATCAAtttagtattaataaatagagGATAGTTTAATTAGacttacataaaaaatacgcATATATATTGCTTAAAAACGTAATTATATACTGTTACGTACAGTTCAATTACAATGTCTTTAAAGAGACGTactaaatggaaaataataaatgaaagagTTAAAAAACATGTAGCAATACTTGAGACACAGGATAAGGAAACAAATAGTGCTAGATAGAAGAATAGAAGAATTAATTAGGTCAAAATACTCTAAAGAATCTCTTAATTCTGACTTGTATAGCATAACCAGCAATTTAATCAATATGAATTTTGTGAgtgaatttaataaatgaggATGAATGTATAAATTctaattgcattaataatgAATCTGACAGCTCATGTTCTTCTAttgagtattatttatttgaagatGATTTTAATGAAGCAAGTTTTCATGACAATAATACTTAGGTATAGAAGTTTTGTTTCTAGAGATTATTTCGAAGAAATTACAAGATGCATCAAAaagtgaaatttaaaaaaaatatcgaagtTTCTTGCAGAAAGCGGGgacagagaagaagaaaggaaagagagaacatAATAAACGTGATAAggttaataagaaaaataagattttttattaataagattattaataagatattttatatgctaAAGAGTATTGTTATCAAAgagtaacattattttcttattaaaatactttatgtttttttttattttattattatatattaatacatatataatattatatattatgcttATAAGAATGTTTATAAACTTTCGTAAAACAAAtaaactgaataaaattaaaaattagaaaattattgaactatatacctttaattttttgtacgtatttattttttgtttgttgAAATTGTTTGGCATTTTATACAACAGgctcgatatttaataatgtattttgtagccaataatgaattatatatatttataaaggaCCCTGCACAAATCTTATGGGAAATGGATCCCAGTCGAATCggctgaaaatttaatattggcCAAAAAAGAAAGTTGTTtactttacaatattaattcaatattagAAACTGATCTGTATCCAATGTAAAAAACTTGGATATGTATTAGCCAATCTTGgcaaaaaaatgaaagtaatCTATTGGTCCaataacaaaattcaatattggcTAAAAAAGAGAGCGCCTACTTTACACTATTGGAGCAATGTGGGAAATCACTACATAGTATAGTGGACTGACAAAGATCGAACCTTCTAAGATTCCTTCGTTCCTTCGAAGTCtttcgaagcttcgaaaaaGTAACAGTCCTACTATATACCCAACAACATGAAAGATTGGACATATGTTGTTGCAATGCAGTTGTGCTACTAAGGTCATCCTCGTACTCACCGCCAGTCACCGTCAATGTTGCGAATTCGTACTCAGCCACAGCGAAGCCGGCATTGTTGTGAGCCGTGACGCGCAAGTAGTACCAGCTAGCCGGATCCAGGTCCAACACTACGAAGTTACCGCCCGGCTTGACGTTGTTCGAGACCTGGTTCCATTCCTGCTGATGCCTGGAGAACGCGAAACACGCATCTTTAACTACCGACTCCGACTACGTGGACCGGGTGTGCCAAACCGCCGCGTTCTATCGTTTCTTTATCGTCTTACTTCTTTTTGTGCTCGACGACGAAGTACAGCATGGGACAGCCACCGTCCGACCAGGCGCTCAAATGCAGGGTGATGCTGTTCGTGGATACCTCGATGAATCTCGCCGCTTCGGGGATGATCGGCTTCGAGCCCTTCGTACGTGTGTTTAGGATGTCTGAGGGATCGCCAGTACCAATTCTGCGAATGATTCTCGTAAGTAAAATTCTCTGTGACGTTAATTAGAGCAGTTTTGGTAATTAAGTTACCCATTATATGCCGTAACGTAGATCTGATAACGGGAACCACACCACAGGTTTTCAAGAGTGTATTTCTGCGCCGTGGAGCTGATCTGAACGGTCTCCCAGTCACCGAATTCGGGTTTATAATGAATCGTGTAGCCATGGATCGGTGCATTGTCGGTGGGATGCGGGCGCAGCTTCATCGTCAAGGAGTTTGTGGTGGTTGCGGTAAGAGTGACTTGCGGCGAGTGCGGGGGAGCTGTATACAGaccattaattttattaaaattcgaaatgtttctataattttattaaattcattattgaCAGTATTAAACCTgaagtattaattttttaatagataaaattgaaaatttgcatCCACGTACCGTGAACGACCAACTGATGAGTCACGGTGTCGTGTCCGAAGGAGTTTTCAACGTAGCAAGAGTATTCGCCAGCATCAGCGCGGTCGACTTCCTTGATAAATAGAGATCCCTCGGGCAGCTGTCTCAATCGATCACTCGGCTGGAGAGTGGCACCTCGTACCTTCCACGTTACTTCCGGTGCGGGCACGCCAACGGTGAGACACGGCAGCTTCACGTCTTCCTTGTACGTGGCGGTGAATTTGTCATCGAACGACGCGATCTTCGCCGGTACtatgagaataaaaattaaagtataaCAATTTACTTATGATCAGttctgaaaaattataatcgGTTTGTTTCGATTTCTCTCaagatattgtaattaaataagagttagaaatttacttatttgaattttattcaattttaaaaagaaaaaatttaccTCGAACGCTAGGTCCTAGCGTGACGATCTTGGAAGCTTCTCCTTCGCCGATATTCGTGCTAGCAGTCACCCAGAACTCGTATCTGCGTTGCTTATCCAGTCCAGACGCTTCGTGAGTGAGTTGATTCGGCGGTACCTTCTGACTGGTAGGTTCCTCTGCGTTATCGGCCTTGGTGTAAACGGTATATTGAGAAATAACTCCGTTGGGCTGGCTGGGTGGGCGCCATGAGATGAGAATGGATTCCGCGGACATGACCAGAGCTTTAATGGCGATCGGAGCTTCGGGTGCTGGAAATTAGCGCAGAAAATACTAGTAAACTAATGTATTCCATTAAAAAATGcctgataaataaattttaattaccgtCTTGTTCGGTCTGGCAGTGAATCGGTGCGGATTTGACGCCGTCTCCGCCGGAAGTGAAGGCCAGAACTTGCATGCTGTAGTTCGTATACTTTTTCAGGCCGTGCAGAATGGTCTCGCTGGAAGACGTGATCTTCGTGTCCTTCGTGTTCTCGTCATACCACGTGTCGGAGGGTCCATAGATTACCTGAAATAAGTATTTAAAGATTCTATCGTGAAAgatttttacatctttttcttctcaaGTCGCGCTTTTACTAACTTTGTAGCCGGTGATCACGCCATTGGCCGCGATGAGAGGTGGTGACATCCAGGACACTCGAATAGTCTGAGATGTTAGAGTTGTGCAAGTGGTGTCGTGAGGTGGTTGCTCAGGTACGCCCTCCGCTGTGTGCTGTCTGCGTTCTTCGCTCATAGGGCCAGAACCGACCTTGTTGAACGCCTGAACCACCACGCCGTACTGCGTATAAGTCTTGAGGTTCATGATCTGCAAGTGGTGCTCCTTTCCATCTTCCTTGGAGAACTCGACGGTCTCGAACATGTACGGCTTGTCGGCTGATTGTCTATATCCAACGTAGTAACCAAGAATCTCGCCGTTCCAGTCTTCGCGTGGCGGCGGTTTCCATGTTACCTgggtaattcataaaaattgcataaaattatgtaatttagttatttaattatcgcaattcgtattaatttacttaattcgattgatttaatttagtttatcGTGTTATTGTAGTTTTGAAGCCACAATTGCAACCGATCGTTACCTTAAGCGTGTGCTGATCGAGAGCGTCCACTTTGACGGAAGTCGGCGGGCCGCTAGGCGCTTCCTCGGCCGTGATGATCGTGACTGTGTCGGAAGGATCGGACGTGCCGATTTCGTTCTCAGCGACGATTCGGAGGTGATACGTGGTCGCGGGCCTCAAGTTGAACACTCCGGCTACATTCTGTCGAGAGCCAGGTACGAGCACTCGGTCGATGTCGGTTTCCCAGGAGCCCTTACTGATCTTGTACTCGATGACGTATCGCGTGATCGGGCTATTTCCATCGTAAGGCGCGGCCCATGATAACTGCACCGAACGCCCCGATTTATCCAACACCTTGAGACCATAGGGGACTTCCGGCACctctataaaaaattgtgcgAATTACATCGACATTCcagacatttaaaaaatatttactgatATTAATCGCATAAACCAACCTTGTACGATCATATTGATGCTGGTGTCGTCGCTGCCGAAGGCGTTCGTGGCCACGCAGGTGAACAACGCGGAATCGGTTCTCTCGGTTCGTTTGATGCTCAAGTCGGACAGCACTCCGTTGGCCAAGATCTCTTCGCGAATAGTGTAGCGAGGATCGCTCTTCGTGTCCAGTCTCTTGTTGTTCATGTTCCATAGAATGCCGATCGGTTTCTCTCCTTGCGCCTCGCATTGCAATACGGCTGGCTCTCCGCGACGAGCAGTCTGGTTTCGCAGTTTGATCTCGAATTGCGGAGGGGCTGAGAGATTGCAAGAGGGCACAACGTACAAAACTCGCCAGAAATAACAACGAGATGCGAGAGGTTactgaaatatcgaaaactCGAACCTTGAACCGAGATGAGAATGACGGCGGACAGGCCAGATCCGATGCCGTTGACAGCCTCGCAAAGGTAATAGCCTTCGTTCgtcttttgaatattattgATCGAGAGGGTGCCATCCTCCACGCTGATGTCGGGGTTGCTCAGTTTCAGGTCGGTGTAATCTCCCGGCGTATCCCCTGCGAAGCGGAATAAATTGACAATTAACGCTCGTGACTGGATTAAGAGACCGGCGTTTATCAGATCGTGGATTTGATAAGCGCGACTCACCAGCAGCTCTCTTCCATGTGACTTGCGGCTTGGGGAATCCGTCGGCTTTGCATTCGACTCGTGCGTCAGATCCCTGAGCGAATGCCTTATCAGTGGGCTCCAGAATCCAACGTGGAGGTACTGTTACAGAACAAACAGATTA
This genomic interval carries:
- the LOC105287780 gene encoding Down syndrome cell adhesion molecule-like protein Dscam2 isoform X16 → MRNQVKISELCEAGIRMWREPPGGGCKTPTHVIAMLLLAAFLALTTVVSAEDESMGPVFVKEPPNRIDFSNGTGAVVECQARGNPQPDIIWVRSDGTAVGDVPGLRQVLPNGNLVFPPFRAEDYRQEVHAQVYSCLARSSAGSVHSRDVNVRAVVTQYYEAEVVSEYVIRGNAAILKCTIPSFVAEFVSVESWVGSDGTTFRPSTDYDGKYLVLPSGELHIRDVGPEDGYKTYQCRTKHRLTGETRLSATKGRLVITEPVGSVKPKFPTIDDIRGFRMIKGGSVTLLCPAQGFPVPFHKWYKFIEGTSRRQPVQLNERVRQVSGTLIIREARVEDSGKYLCIVNNSVGGESVETVLTVTAPLTAEIEPSTQTIDFGRPATFTCTVQGNPIKTISWLKDGKPLGLEDRVLRIESVKKEDKGMYQCFVRNDQESAQATAELKLGGRFEPPQIRQAFAEETLQPGPSMFLNCVASGNPTPEITWELDGKRLSNTERLQVGQYVTVNGDVVSHLNISSIHTNDGGLYKCIAASKVGSAEHSARLNVYGLPFIRHMDKKAIVAGETLRVTCPVAGYPIESIVWERDTRVLPINRKQKVFPNGTLIIENVERMSDQATYTCVARNAQGYSARGTLEVQVMVAPQIAPFSIGDEPANWGEAVSAVCTIVKGDLPIEVSWALNGEPITKENYGDVSISRNSKRVSVMTIEAVSPRHAGEYTCTASNAAGATSYSATLAVNVPPRWILEPTDKAFAQGSDARVECKADGFPKPQVTWKRAAGDTPGDYTDLKLSNPDISVEDGTLSINNIQKTNEGYYLCEAVNGIGSGLSAVILISVQAPPQFEIKLRNQTARRGEPAVLQCEAQGEKPIGILWNMNNKRLDTKSDPRYTIREEILANGVLSDLSIKRTERTDSALFTCVATNAFGSDDTSINMIVQEVPEVPYGLKVLDKSGRSVQLSWAAPYDGNSPITRYVIEYKISKGSWETDIDRVLVPGSRQNVAGVFNLRPATTYHLRIVAENEIGTSDPSDTVTIITAEEAPSGPPTSVKVDALDQHTLKVTWKPPPREDWNGEILGYYVGYRQSADKPYMFETVEFSKEDGKEHHLQIMNLKTYTQYGVVVQAFNKVGSGPMSEERRQHTAEGVPEQPPHDTTCTTLTSQTIRVSWMSPPLIAANGVITGYKVIYGPSDTWYDENTKDTKITSSSETILHGLKKYTNYSMQVLAFTSGGDGVKSAPIHCQTEQDAPEAPIAIKALVMSAESILISWRPPSQPNGVISQYTVYTKADNAEEPTSQKVPPNQLTHEASGLDKQRRYEFWVTASTNIGEGEASKIVTLGPSVRVPAKIASFDDKFTATYKEDVKLPCLTVGVPAPEVTWKVRGATLQPSDRLRQLPEGSLFIKEVDRADAGEYSCYVENSFGHDTVTHQLVVHAPPHSPQVTLTATTTNSLTMKLRPHPTDNAPIHGYTIHYKPEFGDWETVQISSTAQKYTLENLWCGSRYQIYVTAYNGIGTGDPSDILNTRTKGSKPIIPEAARFIEVSTNSITLHLSAWSDGGCPMLYFVVEHKKKHQQEWNQVSNNVKPGGNFVVLDLDPASWYYLRVTAHNNAGFAVAEYEFATLTVTGGTIAPPVRNGGNGDNTADVRRYFPWLPSWLDVNVVVPVGATVVVIIVGIVVICVALSRRTRGPEQTRLRGISSADEKYYEGQYDVVYQQTGVGGATLDKRRSDLRDELGYIAPPNRKLPPVPGSNYNTCDRIKRGGTGSVRSHSTWDPRRHMYEELSHYVPNRRCPPPPRMGSAEGLPHRGMEDEICPYATFHLLGFREEMDPSKAMQFQTFPHPGNGHSGTMGPPVGHPTNASAHSRSGSQSMPRQNGRYSRVPSQGGGSGTHNVFSPEYDDPANCAPEEDQYGSQYGSQYGAPYDHYGSRGSVGRRSVGSIRNIPVSGSPEPPPPPPRNHQDQNNSSFNDSKESNEISEAECDRDQLVNRNYGVNARGKDGMTTEEMRKLIERKPNEAPGRQTGSPHGGHGGLLTPYDTVAV
- the LOC105287780 gene encoding Down syndrome cell adhesion molecule-like protein Dscam2 isoform X2, translated to MRNQVKISELCEAGIRMWREPPGGGCKTPTHVIAMLLLAAFLALTTVVSAEDESMGPVFVKEPPNRIDFSNGTGAVVECQARGNPQPDIIWVRSDGTAVGDVPGLRQVLPNGNLVFPPFRAEDYRQEVHAQVYSCLARSSAGSVHSRDVNVRAVVTQPYNPEILTEYVIRGNSAILKCSIPSYIAEFVTVEAWIREDKEVYLPEDPAVVQDGKYLVLPSGELHIRDVGPEDGYKTYQCRTKHRLTGETRLSATKGRLVITEPVGSVKPKFPTIDDIRGFRMIKGGSVTLLCPAQGFPVPFHKWYKFIEGTSRRQPVQLNERVRQVSGTLIIREARVEDSGKYLCIVNNSVGGESVETVLTVTAPLTAEIEPSTQTIDFGRPATFTCTVQGNPIKTISWLKDGKPLGLEDRVLRIESVKKEDKGMYQCFVRNDQESAQATAELKLGGRFEPPQIRQAFAEETLQPGPSMFLNCVASGNPTPEITWELDGKRLSNTERLQVGQYVTVNGDVVSHLNISSIHTNDGGLYKCIAASKVGSAEHSARLNVYGLPFIRHMDKKAIVAGETLRVTCPVAGYPIESIVWERDTRVLPINRKQKVFPNGTLIIENVERMSDQATYTCVARNAQGYSARGTLEVQVMVAPQIAPFSIGDEPANWGEAVSAVCTIVKGDLPIEVSWALNGEPITKENYGDVSISRNSKRVSVMTIEAVSPRHAGEYTCTASNAAGATSYSATLAVNVPPRWILEPTDKAFAQGSDARVECKADGFPKPQVTWKRAAGDTPGDYTDLKLSNPDISVEDGTLSINNIQKTNEGYYLCEAVNGIGSGLSAVILISVQAPPQFEIKLRNQTARRGEPAVLQCEAQGEKPIGILWNMNNKRLDTKSDPRYTIREEILANGVLSDLSIKRTERTDSALFTCVATNAFGSDDTSINMIVQEVPEVPYGLKVLDKSGRSVQLSWAAPYDGNSPITRYVIEYKISKGSWETDIDRVLVPGSRQNVAGVFNLRPATTYHLRIVAENEIGTSDPSDTVTIITAEEAPSGPPTSVKVDALDQHTLKVTWKPPPREDWNGEILGYYVGYRQSADKPYMFETVEFSKEDGKEHHLQIMNLKTYTQYGVVVQAFNKVGSGPMSEERRQHTAEGVPEQPPHDTTCTTLTSQTIRVSWMSPPLIAANGVITGYKVIYGPSDTWYDENTKDTKITSSSETILHGLKKYTNYSMQVLAFTSGGDGVKSAPIHCQTEQDAPEAPIAIKALVMSAESILISWRPPSQPNGVISQYTVYTKADNAEEPTSQKVPPNQLTHEASGLDKQRRYEFWVTASTNIGEGEASKIVTLGPSVRVPAKIASFDDKFTATYKEDVKLPCLTVGVPAPEVTWKVRGATLQPSDRLRQLPEGSLFIKEVDRADAGEYSCYVENSFGHDTVTHQLVVHAPPHSPQVTLTATTTNSLTMKLRPHPTDNAPIHGYTIHYKPEFGDWETVQISSTAQKYTLENLWCGSRYQIYVTAYNGIGTGDPSDILNTRTKGSKPIIPEAARFIEVSTNSITLHLSAWSDGGCPMLYFVVEHKKKHQQEWNQVSNNVKPGGNFVVLDLDPASWYYLRVTAHNNAGFAVAEYEFATLTVTGGTIAPPVRNGGNGDNTADVRRYFPWLPSWLDVNVVVPVGATVVVIIVGIVVICVALSRRTRGPEQTRLRGISSADEKYYEGQYDVVYQQTGVGGATLDKRRSDLRDELGYIAPPNRKLPPVPGSNYNTCDRIKRGGTGSVRSHSTWDPRRHMYEELSHYVPNRRCPPPPRMGSAEGLPHRGMEDEICPYATFHLLGFREEMDPSKAMQFQTFPHPGNGHSGTMGPPVGHPTNASAHSRSGSQSMPRQNGRYSRVPSQGGGSGTHNVFSPEYDDPANCAPEEDQYGSQYGSQYGAPYDHYGSRGSVGRRSVGSIRNIPVSGSPEPPPPPPRNHQDQNNSSFNDSKESNEISEAECDRDQLVNRNYGVNARGKDGMTTEEMRKLIERKPNEAPGRQTGSPHGGHGGLLTPYDTVAV